GTGGTCGCCGGTTTCCCGACGCATTGGACTATGTTTTCCCTTTCGGGCGGGGCGCTCTAGCTGGTTATTAAGGGGGCTGAACCCCTCCAGTAGTCTCTACACCTTCCGAGGATGTATCCTCGGCTTGGCTCGGCGTTGCCTTACCTTGCGGGTTAGGGTTCACCGAGTTCACCCCGTTTCGCTGAATGAGTCCCATTGTGATATAATTCTGAGTATGAAGAAAGTGCCGTACATCCACAAGACATGCGCGTACTGTGGCAAGGCCTTCGAGGTTAGGCCTTCGCTCGACAGGGTTAAGTTTTGCTCCCGCGACTGTTACTGGAAGAACATGACATTCTCCCGCGAGCCTAACTTCACTTGTGCCTACTGCGGTAAGACGATGTGGAAGCAGCCCTGCTTTGCCTACGGTTCAAGGGCGGTCAAGAAACAGAAGTACTGCTCCGATGCCTGTTGGCACAAGGCGAGTTCCGAACAACGGCGCGGCGAGAACAACCCCGCGTGGAAGGGCGGGCTTACGCTTGTCTATAAGTACATCCACAACAGCCACGCCACGAAAGAGTGGGCGAGGCAAGTTATGGAACGCGCCAGTTACAAGTGCGAGGAGTGCGGCTCTGAAGCCGAACACGTCCATCACATCCGCAGTGTCGAGG
The Dehalococcoidia bacterium genome window above contains:
- a CDS encoding HNH endonuclease signature motif containing protein produces the protein MKKVPYIHKTCAYCGKAFEVRPSLDRVKFCSRDCYWKNMTFSREPNFTCAYCGKTMWKQPCFAYGSRAVKKQKYCSDACWHKASSEQRRGENNPAWKGGLTLVYKYIHNSHATKEWARQVMERASYKCEECGSEAEHVHHIRSVEELITLLYSLDNGKALCTECHAKQPNHNGNFIRRPQLKEKLTVS